The genomic window CATGAATTCCACCTCCCACTTTAGATGAAGTAATTTGTTCAGATAAAGCAATGGATTACACAGCTTGGGCCTTATGAAATTTCAAATTCCTTCCTAGCACATTTCTCATCAATAATTCAGTGTCCATTACACATATTCCTGTGAGATTCTCTCATGGTGTATGTAATCTCTGATTGCTATAATCAACACACTACAAAagttattcttttcctttcaggaGCGCttagttttgagaattaaaaCACATATACGCACATGATTACTCAGATAAAGCAAGAGggcaataggaattttttttttttcagtttctgcatCCATTTCTGCCTTCTGGGCTGTCTGGTACAAATAACCTCAGCGAGGAGTTTAGTTTCTCTTGAAGTTTGCCTCTCCGCAGTGTAAACTGTAGTGACGGGAAGAGAAGCTGAGACATCGCACAGTGGGTGCCGTCTAGTTGGGAGGAAACAGGAACTAACTAGAAACTGGAGACAAAGCTAAAGCTTGAAAGAGGCCCAGCTCTGGTCTGCTTCGGGGAGGTCTTCCTGGGAACCCGCATGTTCCAGATAAAGACTTGAAGGGATCTTGAAAAGGACCGGGGGAACTGATGGAGTGATCCTTCGTTGGACTGGAAAACCCAAGGGAGCCTAGACTAGGGACCCTGAGGAGTCGGGGAGGTCTTTAAAAATCATGGTAATCGACCATCCGTTCTTTTGTTTACACAGAAACCGTTCAATTCCTAAATGAAGTGAAGAAACTTTAGGAGTGTCTACATCGATTTCTGTGTCTTAAAGATTTAGGGCACGTGAACTAGAGCTGGGTCACACGTGCAGGGGCCTCAGCAAAGGCTGAAAGCCTGGTATTTCACGGAAGGACTCGAATGTGGTCCTGCTGTTCCTGGAGACAGGTCTGGCCAGCTGTAAGGCCAGCCCTCCGTGGGTTTAGAGGAGTTGGCATCTCGGCTCGCCCAGGCCTTTACACTCGCCTCCCCCCGGGACCCGCCAACTCTCCCGGGCACAAAGTACAGCAGGGACGCGGGCGGGGCCTTTCCAGGCGGCGCAGCCGTGTCCTCCTCCCGTGAACACCTAGATGGATTTCCAATACCGCGCCGGGCACGGTGGGGAGGGCGCCCAGGCTCCTTCCGCGCTCCCAGCCGCGCGTCCGCCTTTCTGCAGTCGATATTCCTCCGGGAGACGCAGGGGGCTCTGGGCCCGACAAGCTTTATTAAGAGATTCGCAATGGTTTACTCAGGCCCTTGAACGCTCCCGCCCGAGAAGAGCTGCCCGCGGCGTGGTAACGCAGAAGCCCCTCCTGCGCGGCTGTGGTCTTTCCTCCTAACGCTCGCGGCTTAGGGTCAGTTTGCGTGACTCCAAGAGCAGCTGCGTGGGCGCCCGTGCGGGGTCCGGCCCCAAGAAAGGAGTTGGACCCTGCAAAGAACGTCACCGCGCTACCAGACCTCCCGGGCACTTTGCACGCGCCATCTACGCGTCGGTCTGGAGGTAGCGTGCCCTGGGTAAGGAGGACCGGGAGCTTCCGCGGCGTGTCTGAGGGGCACGGCCGGCAGGGACAGGGGCGGGAGGTTTAGGGCCCGGGACGATTGGACCAGAGCGGAGTTGGGGTCCCTTAGGGCAGGGCAGCAACTGAGGGAAACTGAGATGAACTCCAGACATCTGTGCCTGGGGTCTGCTTCATTCTTTGCTTTGGATAAGAGCCGGGTGGGATGGGACGGGATCCAGATCTTTGGTTCCCACCCATCCTCCAGGAAGGCGGAGGAACGCCCCGGGTCCCCCTGAGCGGCGGGTAAAGGGTGCTGCAGGGGAAccccggaaacagctgctcgagtTGATCCTAGCGCAGGACTGGGAAGGAAAAACATTGGGCGAGGGGTGATAAAGCACCCATATcgccttcctccctctttttctcccccctcctcccttttcgTAGCTGCTGACGTGCTGGTGGTACCTATTAATCATTCACCAGCCCAGGACCGTGCTAGTTAATGGCTGTGCCGCGCGGGgctccagcctcccagcctcccctctccaCGCTCGCGTGTGCCCAGGCGCCCCGGAGCGGCAAGCGGCTGGGCGCAGGCAGCCTCTGGGCGATGCGCCCCGCCGGTGTGGGTTGGAGCCGCGCTCCCTGCAGCCGCTGCGCGCTCCCCCGAAGCACCCGGCGGCGGTGAGGTGCGAGCCGGCAGCCGGGGTGCCAAGTGAGGGCGCAAGCAGCGGGGGCGCGAAGAGAGCGCCCCAGCCTCATCGGCCCCATCAGCCGAGATGTTCCCCAATGGCAccgcctcctctccctcctctcctagCCCCAGCCCGGGCAGCTGCGGCGAAGGAGGCGGCAgcaggggccccggggccggAGCTGCGGACGGCATGGAGGAGCCGGGGCGGAATGCGTCCCAGAACGGGACCTTGAGCGAGGGCCAGGGCAGCGCCATCCTCATCTCTTTCATCTACTCCGTGGTGTGCCTGGTGGGGCTGTGTGGGAACTCCATGGTCATCTACGTGATCCTGCGCTACGCCAAGATGAAGACGGCCACCAACATCTACATCCTCAACCTGGCCATCGCCGATGAGCTGCTCATGCTCAGCGTGCCCTTCCTGGTCACCTCCACGTTGCTTCGCCACTGGCCCTTCGGCGCGTTGCTCTGCCGCCTTGTGCTCAGCGTGGACGCAGTCAACATGTTCACCAGCATCTACTGTCTGACTGTGCTTAGCGTGGACCGCTACGTGGCCGTGGTGCACCCCATCAAGGCAGCGCGCTACCGCCGGCCAACCGTGGCCAAGGTGGTGAATCTGGGCGTGTGGGTGCTATCGCTACTCGTCATCCTGCCCATCGTGGTCTTCTCGCGCACCGCGGCCAACAGTGATGGCACGGTGGCCTGCAACATGCTCATGCCGGAGCCTGCCCAGCGCTGGCTGGTGGGCTTCGTGTTGTACACATTTCTCATGGGCTTCCTGCTGCCAGTCGGGGCCATCTGCCTGTGCTACGTGCTCATCATCGCCAAAATGCGCATGGTGGCCCTCAAGGCCGGCTGGCAGCAGCGCAAGCGCTCGGAGCGCAAGATCACcctgatggtgatgatggtggtgatggtgtttGTCATCTGTTGGATGCCTTTCTATGTCGTACAGCTGGTCAACGTGTTCGCAGAGCAGGACGACGCCACGGTGAGCCAGCTGTCGGTGATCCTCGGCTACGCGAACAGCTGCGCCAACCCCATCCTCTACGGCTTCCTTTCGGACAACTTCAAGCGCTCTTTCCAGCGCATCCTGTGTCTCAGCTGGATGGACAACGCTGTGGAGGAGCCGGTCGACTACTATGCCACGGCCCTCAAGAGCCGCGCCTACAGCGTGGAGGACTTCCAGCCGGAGAACCTGGAGTCTGGAGGCGTCTTCCGTAATGGCACCTGCACATCGCGGATCACCACGCTCTGAGCCTGGGCCTTCCAGGGGCCCTGAGCCAAGGGAGGGGGAAGATGAAGGGAAAGGGAGACCGGGTGCGAGAGGTGAAAGTATCCGGTGCCTCAGGGTGCTGTGGGGCAAAGTGGGGCTAGGACACTGTGCGCTCTGGGTGGAGAGACCTGGGAAAGGCGCGCAACAAGGGTGGAACTGGGCACTTTGCTTATACACTGGGAAGGCTTGCGGGCCcctttctcttctgtctcctgCTTTCGCTCCTCCCTCTACTGCGCTTGCCCTTCTGCACCCCTCCGTGCTCCCCACTCTGTAACTTCGATCTTTCCTTCCGCGGGTCCCGCCGGTGCAGATCAGGAACTCATCAACGTCGCCAACTCAGCCTGACCTTCAGTTTCTCCAGCCGTAATTTCTGTTTAAGCTGAGCCACGGTTACCGCCACGGGTTTCCCTCGGGGTGAGTCCCCGGCTTCCCCTTAGCCTCGCCCTGCCGTGCCCCGCCCCTCGCCTTGTTCTGCCTGGTGCCCCTAGCGGAGTCTGGAGAACCAGCGCTCTCCCTCTGCTCAGCCCTACTTGAAGGGAAGTCGGACTTGAGAAAGAACGAAGCAGCTGGTCTTTTCTCCTCCTCGGTGAAGCACCCTTGCCCGACCCCCTCCAGCACTCCCGCTCCACCCAGAGCCGAGCGAGTGGCTTAGAAAAATCACTCCCGCGCTTCGAACCCCAGGCATTCTGCAGCCCCCATTCAAATCTCCCTTTGGAGCGAAAGGAGCTGAGAACAAGCGACCGAGGGGTTTTTAGAAGATTCAGGGGTTTGGGTGAGAAGGAGTTGCAATGGAAGCCACCCTCCCAGGGGGTCACAACCGGCGCTTTTGGTTTCAAAGACCAAGCGCCGGGCGCTCCCGGGACAGCGGTCTGCGcgcggccgggcggggcggggcgcgctTTCCCGGCGGCAGCAGCGTGGCCGCGGACACCCCGGGCTTTCTCCCTCGCCGAGGCTTCCGGGGTGCAGATCTGAGAGTGACGACAGACTCGGTTTCCTGCTCCGGTTTACCTAGAAGACGCGGCACTCGGGCAGGGACCTCGGGGGGCGCTTTCGGGTCCCCGGCCAATCCCGACCGCGTCGCCGCCGCCCGCGGGCTGGAGAGCGCGGCCTGCCGGGCGCCTAAGGGGAGCTGCCTTTCCAGCGGTGCCTACTAAGTTATTTTCTCgtttaacatatttatttatttatttgtggtgTTTGGACACGCGTTTCTGCTTTCTTTCCGCTACTCGGctagcccagggcctttcttcaggacactgggggtgggggtggaggtggcgTGCGGGGAGGCTCTCTCCCCGACGCCCCCTCAAAACCTCGCCTCTTTGCTGGgccatcttttcttctcctttcctccagcCTTTCTAGTTTGGCTTGGGTCCAGTGAAGTTTGGAGAGTTTTTCATACTTTTCTTATGTAGTCCCTTGTTtgtcataataaataaataaggtggGATTGCCTCCTCCCCTGCAGAGTGGACAGTCCCGAACtcctagctttcagcatcaccGTATTATACATATTTGTTTATCGTGCTCTGTTGTCATGAGTCCCTGAAATAATTGCCAAATGCAGCCACTGACAGGGACGGGTGCGAGGCTGGCTTTCAGAACACTTTCAGGTTTTCAAATAAAGGGTTCAAGCAGCCCTCAAACCCGGAAGTGAGAAATCTGATTCAGACAGACTTTAATCAGTGCTGAGGATGTCCCTGCTTATGCCCCTGCTTAATCTAGGTTCCAGCATAGGTGATTCTAACGTATGATCTAGTTACCATCGTCACTTCTTTTGAGGACGTTGAAAGTAGAGTAATTTGTGTCTATGTTTAATCTTACCAACTACATTGGAAGCCTGAGCTGGGCAAGGACCAATAATTTgacttctttgtattttctgtctTGCTTTGTATACTGGCTTGTACACAGTAGGCACAAAATACATGCGCGTTGGCTGATTATTTCAGTAAACCAGAGTGTATTACAATCATTGGGAGACACTAActctggggttctcaggttctcTCGCTGACATGATACGCAATGGTTGAAATCactatggaaaaagatatttcgtGTCTATTTGCTTCAAGAACATTGTGCTTTCCTGAAAGCAGTAACCAagagttaaaatgtccctaaTGTTTTGTTTAATGAACACATATGCTTTTGGTCATCAATCACAAAGTTTAGATCTGTCCCttaataataatatgtattattattcctttgcaaaatagatttttaatggTTAAGAACAgtgaaatttacaaattaaaatcaccctCATAAGAGGAGACAAGTCTAGTGCTTTTAACCTGTTACCATTGTAATATtaactaaataaacaaatgtattaTGTTGTTGCACGTTGTCTGACTTTGCCATTTGACTTTCAGTGGATTGCTTGAAAATACACACACGATGTCTTGCTTTATGTTTCATTTAGAGTTTAAGAAGCAAGGTTTCAGGTTACCTTTGGAAATTTTGCCAAGATTGagattatactttatttttttaaaaagagaagtctGTTAGTTCAGAGtcggagaaaaaaaaaaactttgaccCTGTATGAATAGGAAGCAGTGCCTCTGGTTGCACTCTCTGTGGTTTGCTGTTGTCACCAAACTAACTAGATAACATCTCAATCTCTCACAGATTAAATTACTGTCTGCCCTCATTTATGACCTCAGACTTTGTTGTGGGAGCTAAGTAATTGCTGATTTACATCCCAGAGGAAGAtaatggaagggaagggaaaaaaaagcgaTGTGGGGGAGATTGCCTAAAAGTGTTCCAGAGGGCAAtggataaaagaaatagaaaaatcagatttcagcataaaagaacaaagacattATTTTATGCTTTCTTCAAGGAGGGCCGGTTCCATCcctgaaagaatttaagaagGCATTAGaggagtttttttggtttttgtttaacAGAATaccttttagagcagtttcattTTCACAGCAAAATGAGTGGATAGGAATATTTTCCAAGAAGACAACAGGAGTGATTCCAGAACAAAGTGGAGGATGGGGGTTTCAAATGCCTGCACATGCCCTGTAGCTCTAGGCTTTAAagttatatacattaaaaaaaaaaagttctatacGTTATCTCAATATGGCTAAGGATAGCtggacttttgtcttttttttctttgattacttTTAAAAGCTGTAGCAAGATGGCAAATTGAACTCATAACTTAGATGTGCAGAGAAAACATaatttgttattttggttttaatcTGAACATTATTCCAAGCCTATTCTGCCTGGTTAGCcggaaggaaaaattaaataaatgttcaAACATCCAATTGGGCTGATAATTTACATATGTAGCCATTTtcagaaaatttcatttaaataagtCAGACAGTCTCTTGGCtaacctcctcttcctctttcgtCATCCCTAAAATTGTTGAGAGTCAATATTGGGAAGAAGCTTTATGCATCCTAGCGGAGGAGAGGATGAGGTGGGGTCCTTGGGAAAGGGGCCCTCTCTGCCCCTTGCTCTCTGGTGCCAGGCCGGTTATCCATCAGGATGCTTCAGAGTTTCAATTTGTTGAAATCTGCAGCTTCTGGAGCCTCTTAGCTTGGTGAAGCTCCTGTGGGCTGCAGCCCTCTCATAGCCTTCCCAGCCCTTATACAGCCAGGTGCTCTACCCCAGCCTccacccaccctgccccaggCTGCCCACGGTGAGCCTCTTAGCTCAGCTGCTAGAAGGAATCTCCGTGGCTCTAAACAGGTGACTCTCAGGATCTCCTCTGTCTGGTATCTTTTTCTGTGGCTTTGTCTCAGGTCTTTTGCATCTCTCCCTACCTTTGTCCACCTCACTTCTCAGGAACATTCCACACGCCCACATCCTCTTTACACTAAAGGGAAAATATTGGAGTTGAGTCTTTCAGTCTTAGCCTTTGATGTGCTGAAGCAGGAAAAAAGGATTTAGCTAATCTTTGTGACGCCCCCCCCATTCCCACCTCCTCACTGGATTGCCAAGCCTTTGTGCACTGCCTACAAGATGAGACAAGCCCTGCCCTGTCCTAAGGTGCTGAGCCTCTCTCAGGGTGAGAGACAACAATGAAACTGATTTAAGCGGGAAGTTGCAATGTACCAGTTTCATGTCTGTGCGCTATAATCTCTCTTACAGGTGACCTCTGTGTTCCCAGGGTGGACTTTCCCAGGCCATCTTCGCACACAGTCCCCCAAAAAGGACCATGTTTGGAAACCTTTGATGCCTCATCCAATTTAACCCTGACTGTTGTACAAAATGCTGAATGTATGGTTTTGGCtgagaaaaaaagcaaggaatTCTACTGGAGAATATTATGgaagaagcattttttaaaaaattgtgatacATTTCCAACTTATTTTAAACAAATCATAGAGAAGTCATATTTATATCAGTCttctaaaaaacatttttgtagCAGGGTTGTCTTTTGCGGAATTTGTTCACTCCCTTCCTTGTTCCAATGTACCgcttcagagaggttaggtactCTCAACTGAGATGATTCATAGACCCTCACATAATCCTTACAATGGTGTGGGCTTAAAACATAAAGTATTGCAAAATCTATGCTGCTTGTTTGTTGCGCCATACACCTTTGAGCTAATGAGAACTTCTTCCACATATTCAGCTGGATATCTGGCTTTTCATTCAACACGTTCAGTTTGTTGGCTTTAAAAGAGGGCAAACAGGTTCAACATTGTGACTTGGGTTTCCGAGGGGAAGGCAGGTACAGAAATAATGTTGTAAGtgatcatttattattttgttaaatatctgGAGACAGCATATTATACTAAATACACTCATGAAAGGACTGTGTTAAGACAATCAGATACAGTCCAGCTTCTGATTTCAGCTATAAATAAAAGGAAGGTGTTTCTACAACGATTGACATAGCTGAGGAGGCCTCTGAACCGAAGTAACCAATTCAAAGTAAAATACCAAAATACCTGCTCGGCAAATGTTGGGTAGAGTAGAGCATCATTTAAAAAGGAGACATAATCTTTAGAAAGTCTTTTGGTAAAATGTTCACTTTGATGATGAACTCAATTATTGTCAAAACATATATTAAAACTCAATTTTAGcagccaaaagctggaaatattACACTCATTTAAGACAGACTACAGGCATGCTACCAAAATTCTTTGGAATAATAATGATCttaaaactctaaaaacaaaTGTGTCTTAAGCCAGATTGATTCGAGTCTCCAATTTTGAGATGTGTAAAGGGAAACAAGAAGTAGGAAATGCCATCAGCTAACACATTATATGTCTGCAGTCAGTTCAGCGCGACACACTTTCTCATCGTCTATGTGCACAGAGACGAAGACCTCAAGTACTTGCAGCTTTAAAAACTTAAGAAAGACTTACTATGTATTAGGGTCCACCTGGAGGAGGACACGTTATGGAGACACTGTAGGATATCATGTATAGAAATAGCTCTGACTTTCACAATAATAATACCTGTGTCAAAAGACAACTAATACTCCACTtgattttaaagagagagagagagaaatctaagACACGATAGACAAGcaggaaaatatttcacaatagCATGTGAACTCACATGACTGTTCTGGGAAAGGCTGTCCAAATATTGATGGACAATAGCTCTCACTGtgttctttctgtctctaagacCCTTGAACAATTTGTTAATCTAGCTAATATTATTAGCAGTGGCAAAATGTCTATTCGAGGTCAATAATTAAACACTCTCCTCATGTCCAATAAGCCACCGTAACTAGCAAATCAAGCAGATGTCTGTACGTCTTTTTCAAAAGACTCTCGAGTCTCCCCACGTATAAACTCTGGGGAATCtgaacttacacacacacaccctagttaattaaacaaaaaggaacaTCTCAGGTAATAATTGTGGAAATAAAACTTGAAGACTCCGTTTTCCCTGTAAGTTCCTGTTTCCCACTCTTCTCCCGCAGCTTGGGACCCTTTGCTTTCTGACTTTTCCCACTTCTCCCAACAGAGTTCTCAGAAATGGATTGCCTCTGATTTGTGGTCTACATCGGTGACAAAGCTTCAAGTGTTATCTTCCAGAAGCAAAGTTTTTTAATAAGGACACAGCATCAGAACAGCAGGCAGCACCATCCTTGAAAGCACGTCTTTTTCtgaggcaaatatttcttaacaaGTGGTCCATGAGCCCcgcatcagaatcacccaagaACTTAGAAAGGCGTATTCTCTATGCTCCGCCACAGAGATTTTGATTCATTAGGTCTGGGGTGGGTTTTGGCCTTTCTAAAGTGCGCTAAGGTTTGAGAACTAAGGCTGTAAGTGTTAAGAGCCTGGAGTTGGCCATCAGCAGACGTGGCTCTGCTTTATTCAGTGTGTGATACTGGGCAAGTTAATCTCCATGATGCACATTTTGCTCAGTGAAGTCAGGATAATAATACCTCCTTTATAGGCCTATTGCGGCGAGACAGTGTATGTCAAATGCCAAATCAGTCAGTGCTCTTTCAGCTGTGAGTGAAGGAAAATGTAATTAGCTCGTATAACTGAAAAGTCTTGAGGAAGAGCTGGCTTTAGGGTCTAGTTGACCCATAACTCAGGTCGACCTTTGCTTCAGTCTCCTTTTCTCGGCTCTGACTTTTGCCTTGTTGGCTCC from Equus asinus isolate D_3611 breed Donkey chromosome 2, EquAss-T2T_v2, whole genome shotgun sequence includes these protein-coding regions:
- the SSTR1 gene encoding somatostatin receptor type 1 isoform X1, encoding MFPNGTASSPSSPSPSPGSCGEGGGSRGPGAGAADGMEEPGRNASQNGTLSEGQGSAILISFIYSVVCLVGLCGNSMVIYVILRYAKMKTATNIYILNLAIADELLMLSVPFLVTSTLLRHWPFGALLCRLVLSVDAVNMFTSIYCLTVLSVDRYVAVVHPIKAARYRRPTVAKVVNLGVWVLSLLVILPIVVFSRTAANSDGTVACNMLMPEPAQRWLVGFVLYTFLMGFLLPVGAICLCYVLIIAKMRMVALKAGWQQRKRSERKITLMVMMVVMVFVICWMPFYVVQLVNVFAEQDDATVSQLSVILGYANSCANPILYGFLSDNFKRSFQRILCLSWMDNAVEEPVDYYATALKSRAYSVEDFQPENLESGGVFRNGTCTSRITTL
- the SSTR1 gene encoding somatostatin receptor type 1 isoform X2 — encoded protein: MEEPGRNASQNGTLSEGQGSAILISFIYSVVCLVGLCGNSMVIYVILRYAKMKTATNIYILNLAIADELLMLSVPFLVTSTLLRHWPFGALLCRLVLSVDAVNMFTSIYCLTVLSVDRYVAVVHPIKAARYRRPTVAKVVNLGVWVLSLLVILPIVVFSRTAANSDGTVACNMLMPEPAQRWLVGFVLYTFLMGFLLPVGAICLCYVLIIAKMRMVALKAGWQQRKRSERKITLMVMMVVMVFVICWMPFYVVQLVNVFAEQDDATVSQLSVILGYANSCANPILYGFLSDNFKRSFQRILCLSWMDNAVEEPVDYYATALKSRAYSVEDFQPENLESGGVFRNGTCTSRITTL